From Hemibagrus wyckioides isolate EC202008001 linkage group LG11, SWU_Hwy_1.0, whole genome shotgun sequence:
ATGAATGGTTCAAGTACTGAttaaataaagtcataaaagaatgaattaaattaaatatatcgTAAAATAGATAATAAAGAAAACCATAGTAAGAAACCCCTGAAAATAATTAATAGAAGTTCTCCTACAGAGCTAACTTAAATGATTTCTTAAACAATCATTTAGTTATAATTTattgaataataattttaatgtgCATAAATTCTTTAACCCCTTCCTCCACAGGAGTCGTCCCCTTcgtcctgtctgtctctcgtaGGTACTATCTGTTCCAGGAAGGGAAGACATGGAATGATGCTCAGTCTTACTGCAAAGCCAACTACATCGACCTGGCTGTCATCAGCAGTGATGAAGATAAGATCCAGTTTCAGAATCAAGCTCAGAAACTAAATTTCAGATCCAGTGCTTGGATCGGAATGTACGATGATGTCAATAGCTGGCGCTGGTCCCTTAGAAATGAACCACGGGGAAATATGTACAAATGGGTTAGTGGGCAGCCGAATAACAATTACGGAAATCAAAAGTGTGGTGTAATGGTTGCAGGCGGTTGGGATGATAGAGGCTGTGCTGAAAAATACCCGTTTGTGTGCTTCAATGGTGAGAGACGTCGTCTTTTCCACCCCCATTTTGTACGGACTTATTTATTCTGTTATGTTACGATATTATCTAGGCtaacatgcatgtgtgtttgtctcttttATTATTCCTAAGAAACTTCATTTTAGTCTTTTGTATGTTCTAACCTCTTTACCATTAACCGTTCCTAAATATTCGAGTATTCACTCATCGTATTTTTCTTCCAGAAAACAAAACTGGCAATGCCAGGTACATTTACAACTCGTTGACGTTGACGTGGTATGACGCTCAGTGCTACTGTAGGCAGTATCACACAGATCTGGCCAGCACAAGAGATGAAACAGAGTACTCAATCATACCCGGAGTAGCCTCACCTTCATCGTTTTACACCTGGTTCGGTCTGTACAGAGACTCGTGGAAATGGGTGGACCAAACCAACTTCTCTACCATCTCATGGATGCCTGGAAGCCCAGATAACGctctgaaaaatgaaaattgtg
This genomic window contains:
- the LOC131361360 gene encoding C-type lectin-like, translating into MVAGGWDDRGCAEKYPFVCFNENKTGNARYIYNSLTLTWYDAQCYCRQYHTDLASTRDETEYSIIPGVASPSSFYTWFGLYRDSWKWVDQTNFSTISWMPGSPDNALKNENCGYLSNNQAADAQCSELKPFFCYAVVTSKKQIMRMKIRANQDVSAFMTAILEKIEQKLKDYGMAENIRMKWRVIR